One segment of Variovorax sp. PAMC28562 DNA contains the following:
- a CDS encoding CHASE2 domain-containing protein, translated as MATTPAPLLPGDSDPAPQTPFRKALQRYWRRRGAWLVLTVGLLALVTELTLTQPLPRFDRLLQENTGAPLEQKPSGNVVIVAIDEKSLAAIGRWPWRRALHAEALRRIAAQNPRCIGFDLLLPEQDSTYAADDAVLAQAMQDSGCVVLPMALQSVGQQTQKELLPTPLLARAANAIGHAHLSLDQDGITRSVYMREGFEGRPWPHFVVALHDAALAYEKGQAPPPRPPLPAIESNSPWLREQHELVVFARGEQPFGTVSYVDVLQGRVAPDVFRDKYVLVGATAVGMGDAYATTAPSVTGLTPGVQIFADVLEGVLSGRRVVDASIWQDLAYNLLPLAVALFGLLWLRPVGVIALIGAMLALRLGLNATRPWVGVQFAPAAGFAGLLLVYPLWSFLRLYAALSYLRWETAQLALDFKGGTVPLPPPRPGRGDFLDRQMAATSAAAQRMRDLHRFVRDGIDHLPDATMILNGRGRVMISNIAAQRYWQTDATGLFGRDAHRLLAELRWRTTGAPMMPTGALLNGVQPIMGEGEDPKGHSLLLRCVPFFDDANAHAGWMVALVDISKMRRAQGQRDEALRFISHDIREPSASILTTIELARTRPELFEGDALFQRIERHARTGLELADGFVNLARAEAQPFRAEILDLVALMQMAIDDAWIAARQRKVRVLLTTALEDAPCTADRSLLTRALINVLSNALKYSPPGADLRCSLVEAEADSGPTWRIGVQDQGPGIPPELQSQLFQPFNRLHRDSHPDVHGVGLGLLLVRTAVHRHGGTIEIDSAANAGCTVTLVLPRPTAAELEELRKDVQE; from the coding sequence ATGGCGACAACGCCTGCGCCCTTGCTGCCCGGCGACTCGGACCCCGCTCCGCAAACGCCGTTCCGCAAAGCGCTTCAACGCTACTGGCGTCGCCGCGGCGCCTGGCTGGTGCTCACTGTCGGCCTGCTCGCACTCGTGACCGAGCTCACGCTGACCCAGCCGCTGCCGCGCTTCGATCGTCTGCTACAAGAAAACACCGGCGCGCCGCTCGAACAGAAACCATCCGGCAACGTGGTCATCGTCGCGATCGACGAAAAGTCGCTCGCGGCCATCGGCCGCTGGCCCTGGCGACGCGCCCTGCATGCCGAAGCGCTGCGGCGCATTGCGGCGCAAAACCCCCGCTGCATCGGCTTTGACTTGCTGCTGCCGGAACAAGATTCGACTTACGCCGCCGACGATGCCGTGCTGGCGCAGGCCATGCAGGACAGCGGTTGTGTGGTGCTGCCGATGGCGCTGCAATCGGTCGGCCAGCAAACGCAGAAAGAACTACTGCCGACGCCCCTGCTGGCCCGTGCGGCCAATGCCATCGGCCATGCGCATCTGTCGCTCGATCAGGACGGCATCACCCGCAGCGTCTACATGCGCGAAGGTTTCGAGGGCCGCCCCTGGCCGCACTTCGTCGTCGCGCTGCACGACGCCGCGCTGGCGTACGAAAAAGGCCAGGCGCCGCCGCCGCGTCCGCCGTTGCCGGCCATTGAAAGCAATTCGCCATGGCTGCGCGAGCAGCATGAGCTGGTCGTGTTCGCGCGCGGCGAGCAGCCCTTTGGCACGGTGTCGTACGTCGATGTGCTGCAAGGTCGCGTCGCGCCCGATGTTTTCAGGGACAAATACGTGCTCGTCGGCGCCACCGCGGTCGGCATGGGCGATGCTTATGCCACGACGGCGCCGAGCGTCACAGGCCTCACCCCCGGCGTACAGATCTTTGCCGACGTGCTCGAGGGCGTGCTGAGCGGGCGGCGCGTGGTCGACGCGTCGATCTGGCAAGACCTTGCCTACAACCTCTTGCCGCTCGCCGTGGCGCTCTTCGGACTGCTCTGGCTGCGGCCCGTCGGCGTGATCGCGTTGATCGGCGCCATGCTCGCGCTGCGCCTCGGGCTGAACGCGACGCGGCCCTGGGTGGGCGTTCAGTTTGCGCCGGCGGCGGGCTTCGCGGGCTTGCTGCTGGTCTATCCGCTGTGGAGCTTTTTGCGCCTGTATGCCGCGCTGAGCTACCTGCGTTGGGAAACCGCGCAGCTGGCGCTCGATTTCAAGGGCGGCACGGTGCCGTTGCCGCCGCCGAGGCCGGGACGTGGCGACTTTCTGGATCGGCAAATGGCCGCCACATCGGCCGCCGCACAGCGCATGCGCGACCTGCATCGCTTCGTGCGCGATGGCATCGACCATCTGCCCGACGCGACGATGATTCTGAACGGCCGCGGCCGAGTGATGATCTCCAACATCGCTGCGCAGCGATATTGGCAAACCGATGCCACAGGCCTGTTCGGCCGAGATGCGCACCGGCTGCTCGCAGAGCTGCGCTGGCGCACGACGGGCGCCCCGATGATGCCGACCGGCGCCTTGTTGAACGGTGTGCAGCCGATCATGGGCGAAGGCGAAGACCCAAAGGGCCATTCGTTGCTGTTGCGCTGCGTGCCGTTCTTCGACGATGCCAACGCGCATGCCGGCTGGATGGTGGCGCTGGTCGATATCAGCAAGATGCGCCGCGCGCAGGGCCAGCGCGACGAAGCCTTGCGCTTTATCTCGCACGACATTCGCGAACCGAGCGCGTCGATACTGACCACCATCGAGTTGGCGCGCACGCGCCCCGAACTTTTCGAAGGTGACGCGCTGTTCCAGCGCATCGAGCGCCATGCGCGAACCGGGCTCGAACTGGCCGATGGCTTCGTCAACCTCGCCCGTGCCGAAGCCCAGCCGTTCCGCGCGGAAATACTCGATCTCGTGGCGCTGATGCAGATGGCCATCGATGACGCATGGATCGCGGCGCGACAGCGCAAAGTGCGGGTGCTTCTGACCACTGCGCTGGAAGACGCACCCTGCACCGCCGACCGGAGTTTGCTCACCCGGGCGCTGATCAACGTGCTGAGCAATGCGCTCAAGTACTCGCCACCGGGCGCCGATCTGCGCTGCAGCCTTGTCGAAGCCGAAGCTGACTCCGGCCCGACATGGCGCATTGGCGTTCAGGACCAGGGGCCCGGCATCCCGCCGGAGCTACAGTCGCAGTTGTTCCAGCCGTTCAACAGGCTCCACCGCGACAGTCACCCCGACGTGCACGGTGTCGGTTTGGGCTTGCTGCTGGTGCGCACCGCCGTGCATCGTCATGGCGGAACGATCGAGATCGACAGCGCGGCCAATGCCGGCTGCACCGTGACGCTGGTGCTGCCCAGGCCGACCGCTGCCGAACTGGAAGAATTGAGAAAAGACGTGCAGGAGTGA
- a CDS encoding NUDIX hydrolase, which yields MAERWKPNVTVAAVIERDGRFLLVEEHTGDGLKLNTPAGHLDPGESPAEGCVRETLEETAHHFAPTALVGIYMARASRKTNGDDVTYLRFAFAGTLGAFEADRTLDDGIVRTLWMTAEELRGNVERHRSPLLMQCIDDYLAGRRFPLDLVHVDASVASLKKL from the coding sequence ATGGCCGAGCGCTGGAAACCCAACGTCACCGTGGCGGCCGTCATCGAACGCGACGGCCGGTTCCTGCTCGTCGAAGAACACACCGGCGACGGACTGAAGCTCAACACGCCCGCCGGCCACCTCGACCCAGGCGAATCGCCCGCCGAAGGATGCGTCCGCGAAACGCTCGAAGAAACGGCGCACCACTTCGCGCCGACGGCCTTGGTCGGCATCTACATGGCGCGCGCCTCGCGCAAGACGAACGGTGACGACGTGACCTACCTGCGCTTCGCATTTGCAGGCACGCTGGGCGCCTTCGAAGCCGACCGCACGCTCGACGACGGCATCGTGCGCACGCTGTGGATGACGGCGGAAGAACTCCGCGGGAACGTCGAGCGCCACCGCAGCCCGTTGCTGATGCAGTGCATCGACGACTACCTGGCCGGCCGGCGCTTTCCGCTGGACCTGGTGCATGTCGACGCGTCCGTCGCGTCGCTGAAAAAGCTGTAG
- a CDS encoding long-chain-fatty-acid--CoA ligase, which yields MTQAATPGKTPWTTSYPPGMRWDAELAFKPVAQFLEDAAARWPDNSCIEFMGRVISYRELDALSDKAAKGFQALGVKPGVHVGLFLPNTPHYPIAFFGVLKAGGVVVNYSPLDVERVLAHKVEDSQTDILVTLDLAVLYPQMARILTSSRLKKLVVGSLAEYSGAPDKVNAMLQGAGLLAPVPVDAKHMSFAQLLDNDGAGVVRHPLGDLKKEVVVLQYTGGTTGLPKGAMLTHANLGAASAQYLESTKGNPPILDEGVERFLIVLPLFHIYALSAAMLLGMRLGAALVLHTKFDIDAVLREISVGRISVFPGVPTMYTAMLSHPKAKETDMTSLKFCGSGGAPLPVEVEQRFFEMTGCHLNEGWGMTETSPSGTFTPARGARKAGSCGMPLPGILIKLLALDGSGEEVATGEPGELCVKGPNVMLGYWNNPGATADSMTPDGYFRSGDVARFDADGFLYIVDRTKDMLLCGGFNVYPRVLEEAIYEHPSVAEVCVIGVPDEYRGQSPKAFVVLKADAEPLELDALKTFLKDRLGKHEMVGFLEVRKELPKTAVGKLSKKDLVEEEARKRAMA from the coding sequence ATGACACAAGCCGCCACGCCCGGAAAAACCCCCTGGACGACGTCGTATCCGCCCGGCATGCGCTGGGACGCCGAGCTGGCCTTCAAGCCGGTCGCGCAGTTTCTCGAAGACGCCGCAGCACGCTGGCCCGACAACTCTTGCATCGAGTTCATGGGCCGAGTCATCAGCTACCGCGAACTCGACGCGCTAAGCGACAAGGCCGCCAAGGGCTTCCAGGCACTCGGCGTGAAGCCGGGCGTGCATGTGGGGCTCTTCCTGCCGAACACGCCGCACTATCCGATCGCGTTTTTCGGCGTGCTGAAAGCCGGCGGTGTGGTGGTCAACTATTCGCCGCTCGACGTCGAGCGCGTCTTGGCGCACAAGGTCGAGGACAGCCAGACCGACATCCTCGTCACGCTCGACCTGGCCGTGCTGTACCCGCAGATGGCGCGCATTCTCACGAGTTCGCGCCTGAAGAAGCTGGTGGTCGGCAGCCTCGCCGAATACAGCGGCGCACCCGACAAGGTCAACGCGATGCTGCAGGGTGCCGGGCTGCTGGCGCCGGTGCCGGTCGACGCCAAGCACATGTCGTTTGCGCAGTTGCTCGACAACGACGGCGCGGGTGTCGTGCGGCATCCGCTCGGCGACCTGAAGAAAGAAGTCGTCGTGCTGCAGTACACGGGCGGTACCACCGGCCTTCCCAAGGGCGCAATGCTGACCCACGCCAACCTGGGTGCGGCGAGCGCGCAATACCTCGAATCGACCAAAGGAAATCCGCCCATCCTGGACGAAGGCGTGGAGCGCTTTTTGATCGTGCTCCCGCTCTTTCACATCTACGCGCTGAGCGCGGCGATGCTGCTCGGCATGCGGCTCGGCGCCGCGCTGGTGCTGCACACCAAGTTCGACATCGACGCGGTGCTGCGCGAGATATCGGTAGGCAGGATCAGCGTATTTCCGGGCGTGCCGACCATGTACACGGCGATGCTGTCGCACCCCAAGGCCAAAGAGACCGACATGACGTCGCTCAAGTTCTGCGGCTCCGGCGGCGCACCGCTGCCGGTCGAGGTAGAGCAGCGCTTCTTCGAGATGACCGGCTGCCACCTGAACGAAGGCTGGGGCATGACCGAGACCTCGCCCTCGGGCACCTTCACGCCGGCACGCGGTGCACGCAAGGCGGGCTCGTGTGGCATGCCGCTGCCGGGCATCCTCATCAAGTTGCTGGCGCTCGACGGCTCAGGCGAAGAGGTCGCCACCGGGGAGCCGGGCGAGCTGTGCGTGAAGGGGCCGAACGTGATGCTCGGCTACTGGAACAACCCCGGCGCCACGGCCGACTCGATGACGCCCGACGGCTACTTCCGCAGTGGCGACGTCGCCAGGTTCGATGCCGACGGCTTTCTCTACATCGTCGACCGCACCAAGGACATGCTGCTGTGCGGCGGCTTCAACGTGTACCCGCGCGTGCTCGAAGAAGCCATCTACGAGCATCCGTCGGTCGCGGAGGTGTGCGTGATCGGCGTGCCCGACGAGTACCGCGGACAGTCGCCCAAAGCCTTCGTCGTGCTCAAGGCCGACGCGGAACCGCTCGAACTCGATGCGCTCAAGACCTTCCTGAAAGACCGCCTTGGCAAGCACGAAATGGTCGGATTCCTCGAAGTGCGCAAAGAGCTGCCGAAGACGGCCGTCGGCAAGCTGTCGAAGAAGGACCTGGTCGAAGAGGAAGCCCGCAAGCGCGCGATGGCCTGA